The Glycine max cultivar Williams 82 chromosome 12, Glycine_max_v4.0, whole genome shotgun sequence genome window below encodes:
- the LOC100796382 gene encoding transcription factor RAX2, whose protein sequence is MGRAPCCDKANVKRGPWSPEEDSKLKDYIEKHGTGGNWIALPQKAGLKRCGKSCRLRWLNYLRPNIKHGEFSDEEDRIICSLYANIGSRWSIIAAQLPGRTDNDIKNYWNTKLKRKLMGLLPSSHQRIAPYQQFSSQNPSSFPSHSSLSSSQYRDYYYNSSHHYYIPAPTSSFTCLEPISAPSSNYTNTTTTSNSLSFYQHQEPLVSVSPRQYYPITDSSMLVFGSETSCSSSDGSCSQVSLGREIKQEDMGFQNFMFGDHQNMNKFMNINHDGGEEYVNQWTQRPNGYIFQTQQTALDYDLEVIKNLICSNSSSNSNNGYLSVDENKTEEKGVYYNYCN, encoded by the exons atgggAAGAGCTCCTTGTTGTGACAAGGCAAATGTGAAGAGAGGACCATGGTCACCAGAAGAAGACTCAAAGCTGAAGGATTACATAGAGAAGCATGGCACTGGAGGGAATTGGATTGCTCTTCCTCAGAAAGCTG GTCTAAAGAGATGTGGAAAAAGTTGCAGATTGAGATGGCTGAACTATCTAAGGCCTAACATTAAGCACGGGGAATTCTCCGATGAGGAAGACAGAATCATTTGCAGCCTTTATGCTAATATTGGAAGCAG GTGGTCAATTATAGCTGCTCAGTTGCCAGGCAGGACTGACAATGATATCAAGAACTATTGGAACACCAAACTTAAGAGGAAACTCATGGGGTTGCTTCCTTCATCTCATCAAAGAATAGCACCCTATCAACaattctcctctcaaaacccttcaTCATTTCCTTCTCACTCATCGCTATCCTCTTCACAATATAGGGACTACTACTACAACTCCTCTCATCATTATTACATCCCAGCACCAACCTCATCTTTCACATGCCTTGAACCAATTTCTGCTCCTTCAAGTAATTacacaaacacaacaacaacctccaactctctctctttttacCAACACCAAGAGCCCTTGGTCAGTGTTAGTCCCAGGCAGTATTACCCCATCACAGACAGTTCCATGCTTGTGTTTGGTAGTGAAACAAGTTGCAGCTCCTCTGATGGAAGCTGCAGTCAGGTTAGCCTTGGCAGAGAGATCAAACAAGAAGACATGGGGTTTCAGAATTTCATGTTTGGAGATCATCAGAACATGAACAAATTCATGAACATTAATCATGATGGAGGTGAAGAATATGTGAACCAATGGACACAGAGGCCAAACGGGTACATTTTTCAGACTCAACAAACAGCATTGGATTATGATCTTGAGGTCATTAAGAACCTAATTTGTAGCAACAGCAGTAGTAATAGTAATAATGGGTACTTGAGTGTTGATGAAAACAAGACGGAGGAGAAGGGTGTGTACTACAACTACTGCAACTGA
- the LOC100785987 gene encoding serine carboxypeptidase-like, which produces MASSSRFLKMSLSFVLLFLISIPPSFSSPIHPTSNDLRFSSTAEKLIRGLNLFPKDPINTLENDPLFVSGSIVEKSFTFPSLAASSESSVEELGHHAGYYRLPRSKAARMFYFFFESRSSKNDPVVIWLTGGPGCSSELALFYENGPFQLTKNLSLVWNDYGWDKASNIIFVDQPTGTGFSYTSDESDIRHDEEGVSNDLYDFLQAFFKEHPQLTKNDFYITGESYAGHYIPALASRVHQGNKAKEGIHINLKGFAIGNGLTNPEIQYQAYTDYALDRGLIKKADYDSINKLIPPCKQAIEACGTEGGETCVSSLYVCNKIFNRIMTIADDVNYYDIRKKCVGDLCYDFSVMEDFLNKKTVRDALGVGDLDFVSCSSTVYSAMMQDWMRNLEVGIPTLLEEGIKVLVYAGEEDLICNWLGNSRWVNAMEWSGQKQFGASGTVPFLVDGAEAGTLKSHGPLSFLKVYEAGHMVPMDQPKAALEMLRSWMQGKLTMTKSGDNVSPK; this is translated from the exons ATGGCATCATCGTCAAGGTTCCTCAAAATGTCTCTGTCTTTTGTGTTGCTCTTCCTCATCTCAATTCCACCTTCTTTCTCCTCTCCAATTCACCCCACAAGCAACGACCTTCGTTTTTCTTCAACAGCAGAAAAACTCATAAGAGGGCTTAACCTGTTCCCGAAAGACCCCATTAACACACTCGAGAATGACCCTCTTTTTGTGTCAGGAAGCATTGTGGAGAAGAGCTTCACTTTCCCTAGTCTTGCTGCTTCTTCAGAATCTTCTGTTGAAGAACTTGGTCACCATGCAGGCTATTATCGCCTTCCTCGTTCCAAAGCTGCAAG GATGTTCTACTTCTTCTTTGAATCTCGAAGCAGTAAGAATGATCCTGTTGTCATATGGCTGACTGGAGGACCAGGATGCAGCAGTGAACTAGCTTTGTTTTACGAAAATGGTCCTTTTCAGCTTACCAAGAACTTGTCTCTTGTGTGGAATGACTATGGCTGGGACAAG GcatcaaatattatatttgtagACCAACCCACTGGGACGGGTTTCAGCTATACTTCTGATGAGAGTGACATTCGCCATGATGAAGAGGGTGTTAGCAATGATTTGTATGACTTCTTGCAG GCATTTTTCAAGGAGCACCCTCAGCTCACTAAGAATGACTTTTATATTACTGGAGAGTCATATGCTGGACACTACATTCCAGCTCTTGCATCCAGGGTTCACCAAGGAAACAAAGCAAAAGAAGGAATTCATATAAATCTAAAG GGTTTTGCTATTGGCAATGGGTTAACCAATCCTGAAATTCAGTACCAGGCATATACAGATTACGCATTAGACAGGGGACTAATTAAAAAGGCTGATTATGACAGCATCAACAAGTTGATCCCACCATGCAAGCAGGCCATAGAAGCTTGCG GCACTGAAGGTGGAGAAACATGCGTATCTTCATTATATGTTTGCAATAAGATATTCAATCGGATCATGACCATCGCTGACGATGTAAAT TACTATGACATTAGAAAGAAATGTGTGGGAGATCTGTGTTATGACTTCTCTGTGATGGAGGATTTCTTAAACAAGAAGACAGTGAGAGATGCTTTAGGTGTTGGGGACTTGGACTTCGTTTCATGCAGTAGCACAGTGTATAGTGCTATGATGCAAGACTGGATGAGAAATCTGGAAGTTGGTATTCCCACACTCCTTGAGGAAGGAATCAAGGTGCTTGTGTATGCTGGAGAAGAAGATCTCATATGCAACTGGCTCG GGAATTCAAGGTGGGTTAATGCAATGGAGTGGTCTGGTCAAAAACAATTTGGGGCGTCTGGTACAGTCCCATTTTTAGTTGATGGTGCAGAAGCAGGAACGCTGAAAAGCCATGGACCTCTCTCTTTCCTCAAG GTATACGAGGCTGGTCACATGGTCCCTATGGATCAACCAAAAGCTGCACTTGAGATGCTAAGAAGCTGGATGCAAGGGAAACTGACAATGACAAAGAGTGGAGATAATGTCTCTCCTAAATGA